Proteins encoded within one genomic window of Cyprinus carpio isolate SPL01 chromosome A15, ASM1834038v1, whole genome shotgun sequence:
- the LOC109079860 gene encoding ETS translocation variant 1-like isoform X8 has product MRCVYWAQVPDNDEQFVPDFQSENLAFHGLQLRIKREPHSPCTDLGSACSQERPFRLHYGEKCLYNISAYEQKHPSGMKASSPVSTPCSTPVSPGQHGSPTAAPTPKPDRTYPHLAPPQPLPDSAYPMDHSVLFRFRRQLSEPCHSFPSPSMSRDGRPMYHRQMSEPSIPFPPQGFKQEYGDPLFEHPAMVGAPLPQTYPHSMMIKQEPRDFTYDSEVPSCHSVYLRQEGYLAHNNRTEGCMFEKVARHFYDDTCVVPEKVEGDIKQEAGLYREGPTYQRRGSLQLWQFLVALLDDPSNSHFIAWTGRGMEFKLIEPEEVARRWGIQKNRPAMNYDKLSRSLRYYYEKGIMQKVAGERYVYKFVCDPEALFSMAFPDNQRPVLKTDLERQINEEDTMPLSHFDENMAYIQEGGYCNPHPYNEGYVY; this is encoded by the exons ATGCGGTGCGTTTACTGGG CTCAAGTTCCTGACAATGATGAGCAGTTTGTTCCAGACTTTCAGAGTGAAAACT TGGCGTTCCACGGGCTGCAGTTGAGGATAAAGAGAGAGCCCCACAGTCCGTGTACTGATCTGGGCTCAGCCTGCAGTCAGGAGAGGCCCTTCAGACTCCACTATGGGGAGAAGTGCCTGTATAACATCAG TGCCTACGAGCAGAAGCATCCCTCGGGAATGAAGGCCTCCAGCCCAGTGTCTACCCCCTGCAGCACGCCTGTGTCCCCTGGACAGCATGGGTCTCCCACTGCCGCCCCCACCCCGAAACCAGACAGGACGTACCCTCACCTCGCACCCCCGCAGCCCCTCCCTGACAGTGCTTACCCCATGGACCACAG TGTTTTGTTCAGATTTCGGCGGCAGTTGTCGGAGCCGTGTCATTCCTTCCCCTCTCCTTCAATGTCGCGGGACGGACGGCCCATGTATCACAGACAGATGTCAGAACCCAGCATCCCCTTCCCTCCTCAGGGGTTCAAGCAAGAGTATGGCGACCCCCTCTTCGAACATCCAGCCATGGTGGGGGCGCCGCTTCCCCAGACGTACCCGCACTCCATGATGATCAAACAAGAGCCTCGCGACTTCACCTATGACTCAG aaGTGCCTAGCTGTCACTCTGTATATCTTAGACAAGAAGGATATCTGGCCCACAATAACAGAACAGAGG GATGTATGTTCGAAAAAGTTGCAAGGCACTTCTATGATGACACTTGCGTGGTACCAGAGAAGGTTGAag GTGATATAAAGCAGGAGGCGGGGCTGTATCGTGAAGGCCCAACCTATCAGAGACGAGGTTCACTGCAGCTCTGGCAGTTTTTGGTGGCCCTATTGGATGACCCCTCAAATTCACACTTCATTGCTTGGACAGGCCGGGGCATGGAGTTTAAACTCATTGAGCCTGAGGAG GTGGCACGGCGTTGGGGAATTCAAAAGAATCGACCTGCCATGAACTACGACAAGCTTAGCAGATCATTGCGCTACTACTATGAAAAAGGCATCATGCAAAAG GTGGCAGGTGAAAGATACGTGTATAAGTTTGTCTGCGACCCCGAGGCTTTGTTCTCCATGGCCTTCCCCGACAATCAGCGTCCGGTGCTGAAGACCGACCTGGAGCGGCAGATCAACGAGGAAGACACCATGCCGCTGTCACACTTCGATGAGAACATGGCGTATATTCAAGAGGGCGGCTACTGCAACCCACACCCGTACAATGAGGGCTACGTCTACTGA
- the LOC109079860 gene encoding ETS translocation variant 1-like isoform X9, whose protein sequence is MNECGAFTGGDRTTRSESNRCRMDGLYDQQVPFIKSHVSLMKNPRGKTSNTRPAKDRKRKFINSDLALDTQELFQDLSQLQETWLAEAQVPDNDEQFVPDFQSENLAFHGLQLRIKREPHSPCTDLGSACSQERPFRLHYGEKCLYNISAYEQKHPSGMKASSPVSTPCSTPVSPGQHGSPTAAPTPKPDRTYPHLAPPQPLPDSAYPMDHSVLFRFRRQLSEPCHSFPSPSMSRDGRPMYHRQMSEPSIPFPPQGFKQEYGDPLFEHPAMVGAPLPQTYPHSMMIKQEPRDFTYDSEVPSCHSVYLRQEGYLAHNNRTEGCMFEKVARHFYDDTCVVPEKVEGDIKQEAGLYREGPTYQRRGSLQLWQFLVALLDDPSNSHFIAWTGRGMEFKLIEPEEVARRWGIQKNRPAMNYDKLSRSLRYYYEKGIMQKVAGERYVYKFVCDPEALFSMAFPDNQRPVLKTDLERQINEEDTMPLSHFDENMAYIQEGGYCNPHPYNEGYVY, encoded by the exons ATGAATGAATGCGGTGCGTTTACTGGG GGTGATCGGACGACGCGCTCAGAGTCCAACCGCTGCAGAATGGACGGACTTTACGACCAACAAGTGCCTTTCATAAAATCTCATGTAAGTCTGATGAAG AATCCTCGGGGAAAGACGTCCAACACGAGACCAGCGAAGGACAGGAAAAGAAAATTCATTAACTCTGACCTGGCTTTGGACACTCAGG AGCTGTTTCAAGATCTCAGTCAACTTCAGGAAACCTGGCTCGCTGAAG CTCAAGTTCCTGACAATGATGAGCAGTTTGTTCCAGACTTTCAGAGTGAAAACT TGGCGTTCCACGGGCTGCAGTTGAGGATAAAGAGAGAGCCCCACAGTCCGTGTACTGATCTGGGCTCAGCCTGCAGTCAGGAGAGGCCCTTCAGACTCCACTATGGGGAGAAGTGCCTGTATAACATCAG TGCCTACGAGCAGAAGCATCCCTCGGGAATGAAGGCCTCCAGCCCAGTGTCTACCCCCTGCAGCACGCCTGTGTCCCCTGGACAGCATGGGTCTCCCACTGCCGCCCCCACCCCGAAACCAGACAGGACGTACCCTCACCTCGCACCCCCGCAGCCCCTCCCTGACAGTGCTTACCCCATGGACCACAG TGTTTTGTTCAGATTTCGGCGGCAGTTGTCGGAGCCGTGTCATTCCTTCCCCTCTCCTTCAATGTCGCGGGACGGACGGCCCATGTATCACAGACAGATGTCAGAACCCAGCATCCCCTTCCCTCCTCAGGGGTTCAAGCAAGAGTATGGCGACCCCCTCTTCGAACATCCAGCCATGGTGGGGGCGCCGCTTCCCCAGACGTACCCGCACTCCATGATGATCAAACAAGAGCCTCGCGACTTCACCTATGACTCAG aaGTGCCTAGCTGTCACTCTGTATATCTTAGACAAGAAGGATATCTGGCCCACAATAACAGAACAGAGG GATGTATGTTCGAAAAAGTTGCAAGGCACTTCTATGATGACACTTGCGTGGTACCAGAGAAGGTTGAag GTGATATAAAGCAGGAGGCGGGGCTGTATCGTGAAGGCCCAACCTATCAGAGACGAGGTTCACTGCAGCTCTGGCAGTTTTTGGTGGCCCTATTGGATGACCCCTCAAATTCACACTTCATTGCTTGGACAGGCCGGGGCATGGAGTTTAAACTCATTGAGCCTGAGGAG GTGGCACGGCGTTGGGGAATTCAAAAGAATCGACCTGCCATGAACTACGACAAGCTTAGCAGATCATTGCGCTACTACTATGAAAAAGGCATCATGCAAAAG GTGGCAGGTGAAAGATACGTGTATAAGTTTGTCTGCGACCCCGAGGCTTTGTTCTCCATGGCCTTCCCCGACAATCAGCGTCCGGTGCTGAAGACCGACCTGGAGCGGCAGATCAACGAGGAAGACACCATGCCGCTGTCACACTTCGATGAGAACATGGCGTATATTCAAGAGGGCGGCTACTGCAACCCACACCCGTACAATGAGGGCTACGTCTACTGA